A genomic segment from Variovorax paradoxus B4 encodes:
- a CDS encoding LON peptidase substrate-binding domain-containing protein has translation MIAMQGSSMTTQPLLHSLPLFPLGTVLFPGGVLPLRIFEVRYLDMIGKCRKADAPFGVVSLTSGSEVRKAGAEAESFAAVGTLAVIREFDSPQSGLLQIECVGTQRFRVRATELQKYGLWVAEVEAVIEDTALEIPDDLQHTATALRRLVDTLEERRRAQGAETVRLPIGEPYQFNDCGWVANRWCELVPMQLELRQRLMELDSPLMRLELVSDLLARAGITE, from the coding sequence ATGATAGCCATGCAAGGTTCCTCGATGACGACACAGCCCCTTTTGCATTCACTGCCATTGTTCCCGCTCGGCACGGTCCTGTTTCCGGGCGGCGTGCTTCCACTGCGTATTTTCGAAGTACGTTACCTGGACATGATCGGCAAATGCCGCAAGGCCGACGCGCCCTTCGGCGTGGTCAGCCTCACGAGCGGCAGCGAAGTGCGCAAGGCCGGCGCCGAGGCGGAAAGCTTCGCCGCCGTCGGCACGCTGGCGGTCATCCGCGAATTCGATTCGCCGCAAAGCGGCCTGCTGCAGATCGAGTGCGTCGGCACGCAGCGTTTCCGGGTGCGCGCCACCGAACTGCAGAAATACGGCTTGTGGGTTGCCGAAGTGGAAGCCGTGATCGAAGACACGGCGCTCGAGATTCCCGACGACCTCCAGCACACCGCCACGGCGCTGCGGCGTCTGGTCGACACCCTCGAAGAACGCCGCCGCGCGCAGGGCGCCGAAACCGTGCGCCTGCCCATCGGCGAGCCCTACCAGTTCAACGATTGCGGCTGGGTCGCCAACCGCTGGTGCGAATTGGTGCCCATGCAACTCGAACTGCGGCAGCGGCTCATGGAACTCGACAGTCCGCTGATGCGGCTCGAACTGGTCAGCGATCTGCTGGCACGTGCGGGCATCACTGAATAG
- a CDS encoding YggT family protein: MLYQIPSFLLDVIVGLLGGACLLRLYMQYHRVPFGNPLGRFVFAITDWIVLPLRRIVPSVKRWDLASAIAAWLLVLAKFLLLWLLIGNLGRIATLPLVSLVGLLQLAISGLTALLVVYAVLSWIPGASPMLLDLISRLAEPLVRPFRRFIPLIGGVDLSPLAAIVVLQVIAIVLGNLLVWAYRLGA; the protein is encoded by the coding sequence ATGCTCTACCAGATCCCCTCGTTCCTTCTCGACGTGATCGTCGGCCTGCTCGGCGGCGCCTGCCTGCTGCGCCTCTACATGCAGTACCACCGCGTGCCTTTCGGCAACCCGCTCGGGCGTTTCGTCTTTGCGATCACCGACTGGATCGTGCTGCCGCTGCGCCGCATCGTGCCTTCGGTCAAGCGCTGGGACCTGGCGAGCGCCATCGCGGCCTGGCTGCTGGTGCTGGCGAAGTTCCTGTTGCTGTGGCTGCTGATCGGCAACCTGGGCCGGATTGCCACCTTGCCGCTGGTCTCGCTGGTGGGGCTGCTGCAGCTGGCGATTTCAGGCCTGACCGCGCTGCTGGTGGTCTATGCCGTGCTGTCGTGGATACCGGGGGCGTCGCCGATGCTGCTCGACCTCATTTCCCGGCTGGCCGAACCGCTGGTGCGGCCGTTTCGGCGGTTCATTCCGCTGATCGGCGGCGTGGACCTGTCGCCCCTGGCCGCCATCGTGGTGCTGCAGGTGATTGCGATCGTGCTGGGCAACCTGCTGGTCTGGGCCTACCGGCTGGGCGCCTGA
- the accD gene encoding acetyl-CoA carboxylase, carboxyltransferase subunit beta — protein MSWLEKLLPAKIAQTDPSERRQVPEGLWIKCPACETVLYKTDLEHNQNVCPSCSHHHRIGARARLDAFLDAEGRYEIGQEVLPVDALKFKDSRKYPERLKEALENTGETDALVVMGGSVHSISVVVACFEFEFMGGSMGSVVGERFVRGVETAIEQKVPFICFTATGGARMQEGLLSLMQMAKTNAALTRLAKKGLPYISVLTDPTMGGVSAGFAFVGDVVIAEPKALIGFAGPRVIESTVRVTLPEGFQRAEFLQTKGAIDFISDRRELRKTIASTLAMLLRQPADAVS, from the coding sequence ATGAGCTGGCTTGAAAAACTGCTACCCGCCAAGATCGCACAAACCGACCCGTCGGAGCGCCGCCAGGTGCCCGAGGGCCTGTGGATCAAATGCCCCGCCTGCGAGACCGTTCTCTACAAGACCGACCTCGAGCACAACCAGAACGTCTGCCCGAGCTGCAGCCACCACCACCGCATCGGCGCCCGTGCGCGCCTCGACGCCTTCCTCGACGCCGAGGGCCGCTACGAAATCGGCCAGGAAGTGCTGCCGGTGGACGCGCTCAAGTTCAAGGACAGCCGCAAGTACCCCGAACGGCTCAAGGAAGCGCTCGAGAACACGGGCGAGACCGACGCACTGGTCGTCATGGGCGGCTCGGTCCACAGCATCAGCGTGGTCGTGGCCTGCTTCGAGTTCGAATTCATGGGCGGCAGCATGGGCAGCGTGGTCGGCGAGCGCTTCGTGCGCGGCGTCGAGACGGCCATCGAACAGAAGGTGCCCTTCATCTGCTTCACCGCCACGGGCGGTGCGCGCATGCAGGAAGGCCTGCTGTCGCTGATGCAGATGGCCAAGACCAACGCCGCGCTCACCCGCCTCGCGAAGAAGGGCCTGCCCTACATCAGCGTGCTGACCGACCCGACCATGGGCGGCGTCTCGGCCGGCTTCGCCTTCGTGGGCGACGTCGTCATTGCGGAACCCAAGGCGCTGATCGGCTTTGCCGGCCCGCGCGTGATCGAATCGACCGTGCGCGTGACGTTGCCCGAAGGCTTCCAGCGCGCAGAGTTCCTGCAGACCAAGGGCGCGATCGACTTCATCAGCGACCGCCGCGAGCTGCGCAAGACCATTGCGAGCACCCTCGCGATGCTGCTGCGCCAGCCGGCCGACGCAGTCAGCTGA
- the trpA gene encoding tryptophan synthase subunit alpha, with the protein MSRIAATFKTLQSQGRRALIPYVTAGFPFADITPELMHGMVEAGADVIELGVPFSDPMADGPVIQKAGEAALALGVGMKQVLAMVAAFRQKDPTTPVVLMGYANPVERYDLVHGKKAFIRDASAAGVDGLLVVDYPPEECEDFAADLKAAGIDLIFLLAPTSTSERMAQVARIASGYVYYVSLKGVTGAGHLDTEAVGRMIPRIREHVSIPVGVGFGIRDARTAQAVGSAADAVVIGTRIIQLIDGQPREKVVPAVREFLAGIREALDALPAATPKNAAGR; encoded by the coding sequence ATGAGCCGCATTGCCGCTACCTTCAAGACACTCCAGTCGCAAGGCCGCCGCGCCCTGATTCCCTACGTCACGGCCGGCTTCCCCTTTGCCGACATCACGCCCGAGCTGATGCACGGCATGGTCGAGGCGGGTGCCGACGTGATCGAGCTCGGCGTGCCGTTTTCCGACCCGATGGCCGATGGCCCGGTGATCCAGAAGGCCGGCGAGGCGGCGCTGGCCCTGGGCGTCGGCATGAAGCAGGTGCTCGCCATGGTGGCCGCCTTCCGCCAGAAGGACCCGACCACGCCCGTGGTGCTGATGGGCTATGCGAATCCGGTCGAGCGCTACGACCTCGTGCACGGCAAGAAGGCCTTCATCCGCGATGCGTCGGCCGCAGGCGTCGACGGCCTCCTGGTGGTCGACTACCCGCCGGAGGAGTGCGAGGACTTCGCAGCCGATCTCAAGGCCGCAGGCATCGACCTGATCTTCCTCTTGGCCCCCACCAGCACCAGCGAGCGCATGGCCCAGGTCGCGCGCATCGCGAGCGGCTATGTCTACTACGTGTCGCTCAAGGGCGTGACGGGCGCCGGCCACCTCGACACCGAAGCGGTCGGCCGGATGATCCCGCGCATCCGCGAGCACGTGAGCATTCCGGTGGGCGTGGGCTTCGGCATCCGCGACGCGCGCACGGCCCAGGCCGTGGGTTCGGCCGCCGACGCGGTCGTGATCGGCACCAGGATCATCCAGCTGATCGACGGACAGCCACGCGAAAAGGTGGTGCCTGCGGTGCGCGAATTCCTCGCCGGCATCCGCGAAGCGCTCGATGCCCTGCCGGCGGCTACCCCCAAGAACGCGGCTGGCCGATAA
- the trpB gene encoding tryptophan synthase subunit beta, whose product MQDYQQPDATGHFGNYGGTFASETLTHAINELRDAYAKYKDDPAFLAEFHYELKHFVGRPSPVYHAARTSREMGGAQIYLKREDLNHTGAHKINNVIGQAMLARRMGKPRVIAETGAGQHGVATATICARYGLECVVYMGSQDVKRQSPNVYRMNLLGATVVPVESGSKTLKDALNEAMRDWVTNVENTFYIIGTVAGPHPYPTMVRDFQSVIGTECIDQMPAMLAAQGITGEAEGRQPDVVVACVGGGSNAMGIFHPYIPFASTRLIGVEAAGEGLDSGKHSASILRGSPGVLHGNRTYLLQNEDGQVTETHSISAGLDYPGVGPEHAYLADIGRAEYVGITDTEALEAFHYLCRTEGIIPALESSHAVAYAMKLAKTMRPDQSILVNLSGRGDKDIGTVADLSGVDFYDRPSMRGLSVKGGK is encoded by the coding sequence ATCCAGGATTACCAGCAACCCGACGCCACCGGCCACTTCGGCAACTACGGCGGCACCTTCGCGAGCGAAACGCTCACCCACGCGATCAACGAGCTGCGCGACGCGTACGCGAAGTACAAGGACGACCCGGCGTTCCTCGCCGAGTTCCACTACGAGCTGAAGCACTTCGTCGGCCGGCCCTCGCCGGTCTACCATGCCGCGCGCACCAGCCGCGAGATGGGCGGCGCCCAGATCTACCTGAAGCGCGAGGACCTCAACCACACCGGCGCGCACAAGATCAACAACGTGATCGGCCAGGCGATGCTCGCGCGCCGCATGGGCAAGCCCCGCGTGATCGCCGAAACCGGCGCCGGCCAGCATGGCGTGGCCACCGCCACCATCTGCGCGCGCTACGGCCTCGAATGCGTGGTCTACATGGGCAGCCAGGACGTGAAGCGCCAGAGCCCCAACGTCTACCGCATGAACCTGCTGGGCGCCACCGTGGTGCCGGTGGAGTCGGGCAGCAAGACGCTGAAGGACGCGCTCAACGAGGCGATGCGCGACTGGGTCACGAACGTGGAGAACACCTTCTATATCATCGGCACCGTGGCCGGCCCGCACCCCTACCCGACCATGGTGCGCGACTTCCAGAGCGTGATCGGCACCGAGTGCATCGACCAGATGCCCGCCATGCTCGCGGCCCAGGGCATCACCGGCGAGGCCGAAGGCAGGCAGCCCGATGTGGTGGTGGCCTGCGTGGGCGGCGGCAGCAACGCGATGGGCATCTTCCATCCCTACATTCCGTTCGCCAGCACCCGACTCATCGGCGTGGAGGCTGCGGGCGAAGGGCTCGACAGCGGCAAGCACTCGGCGTCGATCCTGCGCGGCAGCCCGGGCGTGCTGCACGGCAACCGCACCTACCTGCTGCAGAACGAGGACGGCCAGGTGACCGAAACGCACAGCATCAGCGCCGGCCTCGACTATCCGGGCGTGGGCCCCGAGCACGCGTACCTGGCCGACATCGGCCGCGCCGAGTACGTCGGCATCACCGACACCGAGGCGCTCGAAGCCTTTCACTACCTGTGTCGCACCGAAGGCATCATTCCGGCCCTCGAATCGAGCCACGCCGTGGCCTATGCCATGAAACTCGCGAAGACCATGCGGCCGGACCAGTCGATCCTGGTGAACCTCTCGGGGCGCGGCGACAAGGACATCGGCACCGTGGCCGACCTGTCGGGCGTCGACTTCTACGACCGGCCCTCGATGCGCGGCCTGAGCGTGAAGGGAGGCAAGTGA